The following proteins are encoded in a genomic region of Corythoichthys intestinalis isolate RoL2023-P3 chromosome 5, ASM3026506v1, whole genome shotgun sequence:
- the LOC130916655 gene encoding uncharacterized protein LOC130916655, whose protein sequence is MTSAVERFQAALALSPMEEETFSSDSGSSLEFSNIIGDPEEVCAIQPYRFEPYLEEKDMESESSDTDETEPNSQDDHSRLGNTAWCSCECCAVMPTVDECVCCGEQERVREKMEGAGVQCITQHPGFQPVCLNVDVLQTAYYAYRQNYEDQSGNNWKRYTAYRQFVRWVYEFLGRGIRVPLPACVVAQIRTSFPSPEFVGYQPCNPP, encoded by the exons atgacgtcagcggtagaacgATTTCAGGCAGCTTTAGCAttgagcccaatggaggaggaaacattttccagcgattctggttcaagtTTGGAATTTTCAAACATAATTGGCGATCCAGAGGAAGTATGTGCCATACAGCCATATAGGTTTGAGCcatatttggaggaaaaagatatGGAATCAGAAAGCAGCGACACAGACGAGACTGAGCCAAACTCCCAGGATGACCACAGCAGACTGGGCAACACTGCATG GTGTTCATGTGAATGCTGTGCAGTGATGCCCACAGTAGATGAGTGCGTTTGCTGTGGTGAACAGGAGCGAGTCAGGGAGAAGATGGAGGGGGCTGGGGTCCAATGTATTACCCAGCACCCTGGATTTCAGCCCGTGTGCCTGAACGTAGACGTCCTTCAGACAGCCTATTATGCCTACAGGCAAAATTATGAGGACCAGTCAGGAAACAA CTGGAAACGTTACACGGCGTATCGCCAGTTTGTGCGCTGGGTGTACGAGTTCCTGGGGCGGGGGATCAGGGTTCCTCTACCAGCCTGTGTGGTCGCGCAGATCAGGACAAGCTTCCCATCACCGGAGTTTGTTGGATACCAACCTTGTAATCCTCCCTAA